The region TTATAGAAGGCCAATCATGTCCCATACGACCCTGCAGAAGAAGAAGCTTATTGCCCGCATCAGCCGCCTGAAAGGGCAGATGGAGGCGGTCGAGCGGGCGCTGGAGGCCGAGCGCCCCTGCGGCGAAATCCTGCAATTGCTGGCCTCGATCCGCGGCGCTTTGACCGGGCTGACCGGCGAGGTGCTGGACGATCATCTGCGC is a window of Rhizobium sp. N324 DNA encoding:
- the dmeR gene encoding Ni(II)/Co(II)-sensing transcriptional repressor DmeR; amino-acid sequence: MSHTTLQKKKLIARISRLKGQMEAVERALEAERPCGEILQLLASIRGALTGLTGEVLDDHLREHVLNAADDAARAEAVEEISEVLRTYIR